From one Coffea eugenioides isolate CCC68of chromosome 11, Ceug_1.0, whole genome shotgun sequence genomic stretch:
- the LOC113753363 gene encoding BTB/POZ domain-containing protein At5g66560 isoform X2, whose protein sequence is MVLYNRFAKRYCNRSRRHDFPSSQEQEKIPKTTSSCFSSAKFQKPSESEKDDADDNNTSTKNKDDQGEIIAEEELVDDEDEAEYCHITLPDFPGGSEALETAAKFCYGVKIELSPSNVAALRCAGDFLQMTEEYSEDNLISKTERYLSQTVLRNIKDSIQTLHSCQKLLPLAENLGIVQRCLEAIASKASSADPSLFGWPVSEGIAERAGNNARRKLTGAAAARGGGAAVAGAEVWFEELTLLSLEFFKRLLSAVREGDASAEIIENCLMYYAKKYIPGISRANRKPSSSISSSSSVPSENEQRELLETVISNLPTEKSSSSSTTTRFLFGLLRTANILNCSDACRATLEKKIGSQLEQATLDDLLIPSYSYLIETLYDVDCVERILGYFLRGLEERSASRIEGEGVNSSVRSAALMLVGKLIDGYLSEIASDANLKSDRFYQLAISLPDHARLFDDGLYRAVDVYLKAHPWLSEQEREKICGILDCQKLTLEACTHAAQNERLPLRAVVQVLFFEQLQLRHAIAGTLLAADVPPALETGRQLEPGEEDEEVVGTGLARGGEGEGNGNTSTWRAAVRENQVLRLDMDSMRTRVHELERECSTMKKAIETIDEVGPRRERGGGGWRSKFGCKFKTQVCDSHESAAVVEARKGRSHRHSSPK, encoded by the exons ATG GTTTTGTACAACAGGTTTGCCAAGCGATATTGTAATCGAAGTAGACGACATGACTTTCCATCTTCACAAG AGCAAGAGAAAATTCCAAAAACAACCTCCTCCTGCTTCTCCTCCGCTAAATTCCAAAAACCCTCTGAATCAGAGAAGGACGATGCTGATGATAATAATACTAGTACCAAGAACAAAGATGACCAAGGAGAGATTATCGCAGAGGAAGAACTAGTCGATGACGAAGATGAGGCAGAGTACTGTCACATCACACTCCCTGATTTTCCGGGAGGTTCGGAGGCTCTCGAGACCGCCGCTAAATTCTGTTATGGCGTCAAGATCGAGCTGTCGCCGTCAAACGTGGCTGCTCTCCGCTGTGCTGGAGATTTTCTCCAAATGACTGAAGAGTACTCCGAGGACAACCTCATTTCCAAAACTGAGAGGTACCTCTCCCAAACTGTCCTCAGAAACATCAAAGACTCCATTCAAACGCTCCACTCTTGCCAGAAGCTCCTGCCTCTGGCCGAGAATCTCGGCATCGTTCAGCGATGCCTTGAAGCAATTGCCAGTAAAGCTTCCTCCGCAGATCCATCCCTCTTCGGTTGGCCGGTGAGCGAAGGAATTGCCGAAAGAGCTGGTAATAATGCTCGTCGGAAACTCACAGGTGCAGCTGCTGCCAGAGGCGGTGGCGCAGCTGTCGCCGGAGCGGAAGTTTGGTTTGAAGAACTGACATTATTAAGTTTAGAATTTTTCAAGCGGTTGCTTTCTGCGGTGAGAGAAGGCGATGCAAGTGCTGAAATTATTGAGAACTGTCTTATGTATTACGCCAAGAAGTACATTCCAGGAATTTCGCGAGCAAATCGGAAACCTTCGTCTTCAATCTCATCATCCTCTTCAGTTCCTTCCGAAAATGAGCAGAGAGAGCTTCTGGAGACTGTAATATCTAACCTTCCCACGGAAAAGAGCTCGAGCTCCTCTACTACCACGAGATTTCTCTTCGGCTTATTACGAACAGCTAATATACTGAATTGCTCGGATGCTTGTCGTGCTACATTGGAGAAGAAAATTGGATCGCAACTGGAACAAGCAACGCTAGATGATCTACTGATTCCGAGTTATTCGTATTTGATCGAAACGCTCTACGATGTGGATTGTGTGGAAAGGATTTTAGGATACTTCCTTCGAGGATTGGAGGAGAGATCCGCGAGTAGAATCGAAGGCGAAGGGGTGAACAGCAGCGTAAGATCAGCTGCACTAATGTTGGTCGGAAAATTAATTGACGGTTACTTATCGGAAATTGCATCCGATGCTAATTTAAAGTCGGATAGGTTTTACCAGCTCGCCATTTCTTTGCCTGACCACGCCAGACTGTTCGACGACGGCCTTTATAGAGCCGTTGATGTTTATCTCAAG gCTCATCCGTGGTTGTctgaacaagagagagagaaaatttgTGGTATTTTAGATTGCCAGAAGTTGACATTAGAAGCGTGCACCCACGCGGCACAGAACGAGCGGCTGCCGCTGAGGGCGGTGGTTCAAGTGCTATTTTTTGAGCAACTGCAGCTCCGGCATGCGATTGCGGGGACGCTGCTGGCGGCGGATGTGCCTCCTGCACTGGAGACGGGGAGGCAGTTGGAGCCTGGGGAGGAGGATGAGGAGGTGGTTGGGACAGGGTTGGCACGGGGGGGGGAGGGAGAGGGGAACGGGAACACCAGCACGTGGAGGGCGGCGGTGAGGGAGAATCAGGTGCTGCGGCTGGACATGGATAGTATGAGGACTAGGGTGCATGAATTGGAGCGTGAATGCTCTACCATGAAGAAGGCTATTGAGACGATTGATGAGGTTGGTCCTCGTCGCGAGAGAGGTGGTGGTGGCTGGAGGAGCAAGTTTGGGTGCAAATTCAAGACTCAGGTCTGTGATTCACACGAATCGGCCGCCGTAGTGGAGGCAAGAAAAGGGCGGAGCCACCGTCATAGTAGTCCAAAATAA
- the LOC113753363 gene encoding BTB/POZ domain-containing protein At5g66560 isoform X1: MDAEKPSSKGQAWFCTTGLPSDIVIEVDDMTFHLHKFPLMSKSLKLHKLITEQEKIPKTTSSCFSSAKFQKPSESEKDDADDNNTSTKNKDDQGEIIAEEELVDDEDEAEYCHITLPDFPGGSEALETAAKFCYGVKIELSPSNVAALRCAGDFLQMTEEYSEDNLISKTERYLSQTVLRNIKDSIQTLHSCQKLLPLAENLGIVQRCLEAIASKASSADPSLFGWPVSEGIAERAGNNARRKLTGAAAARGGGAAVAGAEVWFEELTLLSLEFFKRLLSAVREGDASAEIIENCLMYYAKKYIPGISRANRKPSSSISSSSSVPSENEQRELLETVISNLPTEKSSSSSTTTRFLFGLLRTANILNCSDACRATLEKKIGSQLEQATLDDLLIPSYSYLIETLYDVDCVERILGYFLRGLEERSASRIEGEGVNSSVRSAALMLVGKLIDGYLSEIASDANLKSDRFYQLAISLPDHARLFDDGLYRAVDVYLKAHPWLSEQEREKICGILDCQKLTLEACTHAAQNERLPLRAVVQVLFFEQLQLRHAIAGTLLAADVPPALETGRQLEPGEEDEEVVGTGLARGGEGEGNGNTSTWRAAVRENQVLRLDMDSMRTRVHELERECSTMKKAIETIDEVGPRRERGGGGWRSKFGCKFKTQVCDSHESAAVVEARKGRSHRHSSPK, encoded by the exons ATGGACGCTGAGAAACCCAGTTCCAAAGGGCAAGCATG GTTTTGTACAACAGGTTTGCCAAGCGATATTGTAATCGAAGTAGACGACATGACTTTCCATCTTCACAAG TTTCCTCTTATGTCAAAAAGCCTAAAGCTTCACAAGCTAATAACAGAGCAAGAGAAAATTCCAAAAACAACCTCCTCCTGCTTCTCCTCCGCTAAATTCCAAAAACCCTCTGAATCAGAGAAGGACGATGCTGATGATAATAATACTAGTACCAAGAACAAAGATGACCAAGGAGAGATTATCGCAGAGGAAGAACTAGTCGATGACGAAGATGAGGCAGAGTACTGTCACATCACACTCCCTGATTTTCCGGGAGGTTCGGAGGCTCTCGAGACCGCCGCTAAATTCTGTTATGGCGTCAAGATCGAGCTGTCGCCGTCAAACGTGGCTGCTCTCCGCTGTGCTGGAGATTTTCTCCAAATGACTGAAGAGTACTCCGAGGACAACCTCATTTCCAAAACTGAGAGGTACCTCTCCCAAACTGTCCTCAGAAACATCAAAGACTCCATTCAAACGCTCCACTCTTGCCAGAAGCTCCTGCCTCTGGCCGAGAATCTCGGCATCGTTCAGCGATGCCTTGAAGCAATTGCCAGTAAAGCTTCCTCCGCAGATCCATCCCTCTTCGGTTGGCCGGTGAGCGAAGGAATTGCCGAAAGAGCTGGTAATAATGCTCGTCGGAAACTCACAGGTGCAGCTGCTGCCAGAGGCGGTGGCGCAGCTGTCGCCGGAGCGGAAGTTTGGTTTGAAGAACTGACATTATTAAGTTTAGAATTTTTCAAGCGGTTGCTTTCTGCGGTGAGAGAAGGCGATGCAAGTGCTGAAATTATTGAGAACTGTCTTATGTATTACGCCAAGAAGTACATTCCAGGAATTTCGCGAGCAAATCGGAAACCTTCGTCTTCAATCTCATCATCCTCTTCAGTTCCTTCCGAAAATGAGCAGAGAGAGCTTCTGGAGACTGTAATATCTAACCTTCCCACGGAAAAGAGCTCGAGCTCCTCTACTACCACGAGATTTCTCTTCGGCTTATTACGAACAGCTAATATACTGAATTGCTCGGATGCTTGTCGTGCTACATTGGAGAAGAAAATTGGATCGCAACTGGAACAAGCAACGCTAGATGATCTACTGATTCCGAGTTATTCGTATTTGATCGAAACGCTCTACGATGTGGATTGTGTGGAAAGGATTTTAGGATACTTCCTTCGAGGATTGGAGGAGAGATCCGCGAGTAGAATCGAAGGCGAAGGGGTGAACAGCAGCGTAAGATCAGCTGCACTAATGTTGGTCGGAAAATTAATTGACGGTTACTTATCGGAAATTGCATCCGATGCTAATTTAAAGTCGGATAGGTTTTACCAGCTCGCCATTTCTTTGCCTGACCACGCCAGACTGTTCGACGACGGCCTTTATAGAGCCGTTGATGTTTATCTCAAG gCTCATCCGTGGTTGTctgaacaagagagagagaaaatttgTGGTATTTTAGATTGCCAGAAGTTGACATTAGAAGCGTGCACCCACGCGGCACAGAACGAGCGGCTGCCGCTGAGGGCGGTGGTTCAAGTGCTATTTTTTGAGCAACTGCAGCTCCGGCATGCGATTGCGGGGACGCTGCTGGCGGCGGATGTGCCTCCTGCACTGGAGACGGGGAGGCAGTTGGAGCCTGGGGAGGAGGATGAGGAGGTGGTTGGGACAGGGTTGGCACGGGGGGGGGAGGGAGAGGGGAACGGGAACACCAGCACGTGGAGGGCGGCGGTGAGGGAGAATCAGGTGCTGCGGCTGGACATGGATAGTATGAGGACTAGGGTGCATGAATTGGAGCGTGAATGCTCTACCATGAAGAAGGCTATTGAGACGATTGATGAGGTTGGTCCTCGTCGCGAGAGAGGTGGTGGTGGCTGGAGGAGCAAGTTTGGGTGCAAATTCAAGACTCAGGTCTGTGATTCACACGAATCGGCCGCCGTAGTGGAGGCAAGAAAAGGGCGGAGCCACCGTCATAGTAGTCCAAAATAA